The Limnochorda sp. LNt genome includes a region encoding these proteins:
- a CDS encoding cell division protein ZapA → MRIAGSEYVLRGPASASEIRALAEELDRRLQAVIEANPRLALHQAMVLCALEILEELHRLRRSPAADTQDDRPTGRSRRERTHPR, encoded by the coding sequence GTGCGGATCGCGGGCAGCGAGTACGTCCTGCGAGGGCCGGCCAGCGCCAGCGAGATCCGGGCCCTGGCCGAGGAACTGGATCGGCGCCTGCAGGCGGTCATCGAGGCCAACCCCCGGCTGGCGCTGCATCAAGCGATGGTCCTGTGCGCGCTGGAGATCCTTGAGGAGCTGCATCGGCTCCGGCGCTCGCCGGCCGCCGACACGCAAGATGATCGCCCGACAGGGAGGTCACGGCGTGAGCGTACCCATCCCCGTTGA
- a CDS encoding CvpA family protein — protein MSVPIPVETPPAWTWLDAVWIILIGALVLRGFLRGMVHEALEVAVLAVALYGGLRLYRPLGGWILDRVPPLPREAALAIAFGGVVAAVLTAGAVLTGMVVHLARRSPLSWADSLGGALLGAIKGLGVVAALVVLVAGLPPGDLQDELSDSVISREMRALVPPLWEEIRQAFPDLLPALPIFTTPDVHDQLPPRTAI, from the coding sequence GTGAGCGTACCCATCCCCGTTGAGACGCCGCCGGCGTGGACATGGCTCGACGCCGTCTGGATCATCCTCATCGGCGCCCTGGTGCTGCGGGGGTTCTTGCGGGGCATGGTGCACGAGGCCCTGGAGGTCGCCGTGCTGGCGGTGGCCCTGTACGGGGGGCTGCGGCTGTATCGCCCGCTGGGAGGGTGGATCCTCGACCGGGTGCCCCCGCTGCCTCGGGAGGCCGCGCTGGCCATCGCCTTTGGCGGGGTCGTGGCGGCCGTGCTGACGGCCGGGGCGGTGCTGACCGGCATGGTCGTCCACCTGGCGAGGCGCTCGCCGCTCTCGTGGGCGGACAGTCTGGGCGGCGCCCTGCTGGGTGCCATCAAGGGGCTCGGGGTGGTGGCCGCCCTGGTGGTGCTGGTGGCGGGGCTGCCGCCGGGCGACTTGCAGGACGAGCTCTCCGACTCGGTCATCTCTCGCGAGATGCGAGCACTGGTCCCGCCCCTGTGGGAGGAGATCCGCCAGGCCTTCCCGGACCTTCTGCCGGCCCTGCCCATCTTCACGACACCCGATGTCCATGACCAACTTCCACCTCGCACAGCGATTTGA
- a CDS encoding PHP domain-containing protein, with amino-acid sequence MTNFHLAQRFERIASLLEVLGDSPFKIRAYRRVARLIAELPEPIEDVARHGRLRDLPGVGEAIAAKIEEYLQTGTIGLLEHLQEQIPEGVADLLAIPGIGPRTARLLHEQLGVASLAELEAAARSGRIRALKGMRARSEAAILEGLERLRRLAGRQPLPYVLGVAEALARALAQVAGVGATAVTGGLRRAETTVADVDLLVVTAAPADASDPVRPVAEAIRRHLGSTATVEPGWWEGTARVRVSDVAAVPIDVWVVPRGVEGLALLVATGPAAHVEEVRQRLARRGWRWDDGGRLERGQAPEERPPGAHPAGPTAEPSAEDELTGAEAAIYARAGLPWIPPELRWGEDEVRRAQRGQLPRRLVQLDDIRGDLHTHTEASDGAADVAEMARAARERGLEYLAVTDHSPSLVVARGLTPDRLAIHVARIRAVAEETGVALLAGSEVDIGPDGSLDYPDEVLAGLDWVVASIHSRLRLDEASQTQRLLAACQHPAVDVLAHPTGRLIGRREPYAVDLERVLRRAAETGTAVEINASPDRLDLDPHWVRRARELGVRIVIDTDAHSPSQLGFMRYGVLVARRAGLEPGDVLNAHDLDHLRAHRKRRPRS; translated from the coding sequence ATGACCAACTTCCACCTCGCACAGCGATTTGAGCGCATCGCGTCCCTGCTGGAGGTGCTCGGCGACAGCCCCTTCAAGATCCGGGCCTATCGGCGCGTGGCGCGGCTCATCGCCGAGCTCCCGGAACCCATCGAAGACGTGGCGCGCCACGGCCGCCTGCGCGACCTGCCGGGGGTCGGGGAGGCCATCGCAGCCAAGATCGAGGAGTACCTGCAGACGGGCACCATCGGACTGCTGGAGCACCTGCAGGAGCAGATCCCCGAGGGAGTGGCCGACCTCCTGGCCATCCCCGGCATCGGTCCCCGCACGGCTCGCCTGCTGCACGAGCAGCTCGGCGTCGCCTCCCTGGCGGAGCTGGAGGCGGCGGCCCGCAGCGGCCGGATCCGCGCCCTCAAGGGGATGAGGGCTCGCTCGGAGGCTGCCATCCTGGAGGGCCTCGAGCGCCTGCGTCGCCTCGCGGGGCGCCAGCCGCTGCCCTACGTCCTGGGCGTGGCGGAAGCGCTGGCCCGGGCCCTGGCGCAGGTGGCCGGTGTCGGGGCGACGGCGGTGACGGGGGGCCTGCGGCGCGCCGAGACGACCGTGGCCGACGTCGACCTGCTGGTGGTGACGGCGGCCCCTGCCGACGCGTCCGACCCCGTCAGGCCCGTGGCCGAGGCGATCCGACGCCACCTGGGCAGCACCGCCACGGTGGAGCCGGGATGGTGGGAGGGCACGGCCCGTGTGAGGGTCTCGGACGTCGCGGCGGTGCCCATCGACGTCTGGGTCGTGCCGCGGGGCGTCGAGGGCCTGGCCTTGCTGGTCGCCACGGGGCCGGCCGCCCACGTGGAGGAGGTGCGCCAGCGGCTGGCCCGACGGGGGTGGCGCTGGGACGATGGAGGTCGGCTCGAGCGGGGGCAGGCCCCCGAGGAGCGGCCCCCGGGCGCGCACCCGGCGGGCCCGACCGCCGAGCCGTCGGCAGAGGACGAGCTGACCGGGGCAGAGGCGGCGATCTACGCCCGGGCCGGATTGCCGTGGATCCCCCCGGAGCTGCGGTGGGGAGAGGACGAGGTGCGGCGGGCCCAACGGGGGCAGCTGCCGCGACGGCTGGTCCAGCTCGACGACATCCGAGGGGATCTGCACACCCACACCGAGGCCAGCGACGGTGCCGCGGACGTCGCGGAGATGGCGCGTGCCGCGCGTGAGCGTGGCCTGGAGTACCTGGCCGTCACCGATCATTCGCCGTCGCTGGTGGTGGCGCGAGGGCTGACACCCGACCGGTTGGCCATCCATGTGGCGCGCATCCGGGCCGTGGCCGAAGAGACCGGCGTGGCCCTGCTGGCCGGGTCCGAGGTCGACATCGGGCCCGACGGGTCGCTCGACTATCCGGACGAAGTGCTGGCCGGTCTCGACTGGGTGGTGGCCTCCATCCACTCCCGGCTTCGCCTGGACGAGGCCAGCCAGACGCAGCGGCTCCTGGCCGCCTGCCAGCATCCCGCCGTCGACGTGCTCGCCCACCCGACCGGCCGGCTCATCGGCCGGCGGGAGCCCTACGCCGTGGACCTGGAGCGGGTGCTCCGGCGGGCCGCCGAGACGGGGACAGCCGTCGAGATCAACGCGAGTCCCGATCGCCTGGACCTCGACCCGCACTGGGTCCGCCGCGCACGCGAGCTGGGCGTGCGCATCGTCATCGACACGGACGCCCACTCGCCGTCGCAGCTCGGCTTCATGCGCTACGGGGTGCTGGTGGCCCGAAGGGCGGGGTTGGAACCAGGCGACGTCCTCAACGCGCACGACCTCGACCACCTGCGGGCTCACCGCAAGCGCCGTCCTCGCAGCTAG
- the spoIIP gene encoding stage II sporulation protein P, with translation MRTLAIVGLALGVLWGAVTAGARAEAVGGLGQDERAEITRLISEDGEELLLTGLPLRAGDRFVAPDDRLFEVTGVRDGVARARQVGRVGLQSHPPTPLLALSGGPAPARGLSVAAASAREVAAPRPRDVRVGLYHTHTDESYLPDAGQTNEPWDGDILRVGARLAQVLRGYGLDVLHSTRRHDPHDGMAYSRSRRTALELLRQRPAALFDVHRDTPPAEVYLREIAGQMATSVLLVVGRQNPNLSANEAFAFTIKGYADRAYPGLIRGILYAAGDYNQDLFPRALLAEVGSTYNRLAHAEAGARFFGDVVAATLADVVPRPGLPRPDLDAEQARASRRGWQAAAFLVTLVGAGVALYLLVNERSYEQLSRLLARLRDWREQGRLAWAALAQRVAESWRRLRRRGGLPGGP, from the coding sequence GTGCGCACGCTGGCGATCGTTGGGTTGGCGCTGGGCGTCCTCTGGGGCGCGGTGACGGCCGGGGCGCGGGCGGAGGCCGTCGGCGGCCTCGGGCAGGACGAGCGGGCCGAGATCACCCGCCTGATCAGCGAGGATGGGGAGGAGCTGCTGCTCACCGGCCTGCCCTTGCGAGCCGGGGATCGCTTCGTGGCTCCGGACGACCGGCTCTTCGAGGTGACCGGGGTGCGAGACGGCGTGGCCCGGGCCCGGCAGGTGGGACGCGTCGGGCTGCAGAGCCACCCGCCCACCCCCCTCCTGGCCCTGTCGGGGGGCCCGGCGCCGGCCCGGGGGCTCTCCGTCGCGGCGGCGAGCGCCCGTGAGGTGGCCGCACCCCGCCCTCGCGACGTGCGGGTCGGGCTCTATCACACCCATACCGACGAGTCCTACCTGCCCGACGCTGGTCAGACCAACGAGCCGTGGGACGGCGACATCCTCCGGGTCGGCGCCCGGCTGGCCCAGGTGCTGCGGGGGTACGGCCTCGACGTCCTCCACTCGACCCGGCGACACGATCCGCACGACGGCATGGCCTACTCGCGTTCCCGCCGCACCGCGCTGGAGCTGCTGCGGCAGCGGCCGGCCGCGCTGTTCGACGTGCACCGCGACACGCCGCCCGCCGAGGTCTACCTGCGCGAGATCGCCGGCCAGATGGCGACGTCGGTGCTGCTGGTGGTCGGCCGGCAGAATCCCAACCTCTCCGCCAACGAGGCCTTCGCCTTCACCATCAAGGGCTACGCGGACCGGGCCTATCCGGGCCTCATCCGCGGGATCCTCTACGCGGCCGGTGACTACAACCAGGACCTCTTCCCAAGGGCCCTGCTGGCCGAAGTCGGCTCGACTTACAACCGGCTGGCGCACGCCGAGGCAGGGGCCCGCTTCTTCGGGGACGTGGTGGCGGCCACGCTGGCGGACGTCGTACCCCGTCCGGGACTGCCGAGGCCCGATCTGGACGCGGAGCAGGCCCGTGCCTCGCGCAGGGGTTGGCAGGCCGCTGCCTTCCTGGTGACGCTGGTGGGCGCGGGGGTCGCGCTGTACCTGCTGGTAAACGAGCGCTCGTACGAGCAGCTGAGCCGTCTCCTGGCTCGCCTGCGCGACTGGCGCGAGCAGGGACGCCTCGCCTGGGCCGCGCTGGCGCAGCGGGTGGCGGAGTCCTGGCGGCGGCTCCGGCGTCGGGGCGGCCTGCCCGGCGGGCCGTAG
- a CDS encoding endonuclease MutS2, producing the protein MAAQAEHRESFPSGGAHAVADPVTLEVLEYPAIVKALCRRAATPMGQERLELVAPTADPETVRRLLAETTQMRGLLERGGATAAIPLGVPDVRAALRRCVAGGTLSGPELVQVAEAIEAVAALRGWVAAVAGAEGPAPLLGRWLSRLVDASGVARGIRRAVSADGEVVDSASPELAAIRARLRRLNDRIYEALERLVRSPMGRKALQEPIVTRRAGRYVVPVRQECRDMVPGIVHDASSSGATLFVEPMAVVEANNALRAAQAAEQEEIERILRQLSGEVAGVGEQLVDALEAVGELDAIASRARLAIDQRAVEPAINTEGRVVLQGARHPLLTGEVVPIDVELGRSFWVLVITGPNTGGKTVSLKTVGLLTLMAQSGLHVPAEPGSELAVFERVRADIGDQQSVTESLSTFSSHLRRIVPILQEADDATLVLLDELGAGTDPAEGAALGCAILDHLRAKRARVVVTTHLGDLKVLAHTQPGMANASVSFDLETLRPTYRLVLGAPGQSQALAIAARLGMPEAIVEDARHRLGSQRVRADRIVEELHQALEAARQRLAEATAARAEARALLARAREERDRLRARRQEAIERALEQASQLARQARHEIESLLRQAREAAQSESAAQRVVDLQRLRRELAAARAAWSGGSGGARLPGAGGWGPEAGERAGRADEPAVDAGAMLPVEDPSSLAAGQRVWVLPLQSVGVVVEPPDGQGQATVQVGSVRTRLPVHQLAWLAPPDERGTAAPGGATGATGDRPTGSPGRSASWAKAVTIRPEIDLRGLTAEEARAELDKYLDDCVLAGIERVRVIHGKGTGALRDAVRSYLRESRRIRRFAPAGPAEGGDGVTVAELA; encoded by the coding sequence GTGGCAGCGCAGGCAGAGCATCGGGAGTCGTTCCCGTCCGGGGGCGCCCACGCGGTGGCCGATCCCGTCACCCTCGAGGTGCTGGAGTATCCGGCCATCGTGAAGGCGTTGTGCCGGCGCGCGGCCACCCCGATGGGGCAGGAGCGCCTGGAGCTGGTGGCGCCGACCGCCGATCCCGAGACGGTGCGCCGCCTGCTGGCCGAGACCACCCAGATGCGCGGCCTGCTGGAGCGGGGAGGGGCGACGGCCGCCATCCCGCTGGGGGTGCCCGACGTGCGGGCAGCCTTGCGACGGTGCGTAGCCGGCGGCACCCTTTCGGGCCCCGAGCTGGTGCAGGTGGCCGAGGCCATCGAGGCGGTCGCCGCCTTGCGCGGCTGGGTGGCCGCCGTCGCCGGCGCCGAGGGGCCGGCGCCGCTCTTGGGGCGCTGGTTGTCTCGCCTGGTCGACGCCTCGGGCGTGGCACGTGGGATCCGGCGGGCCGTCAGCGCCGACGGAGAGGTGGTCGATTCGGCGTCGCCCGAGCTCGCCGCCATCCGGGCCCGGCTGCGGCGTCTCAACGATCGGATCTACGAGGCCCTCGAGCGCCTGGTCCGCTCGCCGATGGGCCGCAAGGCCCTGCAGGAGCCCATCGTGACGCGCCGGGCCGGTCGCTACGTCGTGCCCGTGCGTCAGGAGTGCCGCGACATGGTGCCCGGCATCGTCCACGACGCCTCCTCCAGCGGAGCGACCCTCTTCGTCGAGCCGATGGCGGTGGTGGAGGCCAACAACGCCCTGCGGGCCGCCCAGGCAGCCGAGCAGGAGGAGATCGAGCGCATCCTGCGCCAGCTATCCGGCGAGGTGGCCGGCGTCGGGGAGCAGCTGGTCGACGCGCTGGAGGCGGTCGGCGAACTGGACGCCATCGCCAGCCGGGCGCGCCTGGCCATCGACCAGCGCGCCGTGGAGCCCGCCATCAACACCGAGGGGCGTGTCGTGCTGCAAGGCGCACGCCACCCGCTGCTGACGGGCGAGGTGGTGCCCATCGACGTCGAGCTGGGGCGCTCGTTCTGGGTGCTGGTCATCACCGGCCCCAACACCGGGGGCAAGACCGTCTCGCTCAAGACCGTCGGACTGCTGACGTTGATGGCGCAGTCGGGCCTGCACGTGCCGGCGGAGCCGGGCAGCGAGCTGGCCGTCTTCGAGCGGGTGCGGGCCGACATCGGCGACCAGCAGAGCGTCACGGAGAGCCTGAGCACCTTCTCGTCGCACCTGCGCCGCATCGTGCCCATCCTGCAGGAGGCCGACGACGCGACGCTGGTGCTGCTCGACGAGCTGGGGGCTGGCACCGACCCCGCGGAGGGAGCCGCGCTGGGCTGCGCCATCCTCGATCATCTGCGGGCCAAGCGGGCGCGTGTGGTCGTCACCACCCACCTGGGCGACCTCAAGGTGCTGGCCCACACGCAGCCCGGGATGGCCAACGCCAGCGTAAGTTTCGACCTGGAGACCCTCCGCCCCACCTATCGCCTGGTGCTGGGGGCGCCGGGCCAGAGCCAGGCGCTCGCCATCGCCGCGAGGCTGGGGATGCCCGAGGCCATCGTGGAGGACGCCCGCCATCGGCTCGGCTCCCAACGAGTCCGCGCCGACCGGATCGTCGAGGAGCTCCACCAGGCCCTCGAGGCCGCTCGCCAGCGGCTGGCCGAGGCGACGGCCGCCAGGGCCGAGGCCCGGGCTCTGCTGGCCCGGGCCCGCGAGGAGCGGGACCGCCTGCGCGCCCGGCGCCAGGAGGCCATCGAGCGGGCCCTCGAGCAGGCCAGCCAGCTGGCCCGCCAGGCCCGCCACGAGATCGAGTCCCTGCTGCGGCAGGCCAGGGAGGCTGCGCAGTCGGAGTCGGCCGCGCAGCGAGTGGTGGACCTGCAGCGCCTGCGCCGCGAGCTGGCTGCCGCGCGGGCCGCCTGGAGCGGCGGGTCCGGGGGTGCTCGACTCCCTGGGGCCGGCGGGTGGGGTCCGGAGGCCGGTGAGCGCGCGGGCCGGGCCGACGAGCCAGCGGTGGACGCGGGGGCGATGCTCCCCGTCGAGGACCCGTCGTCCCTGGCGGCCGGGCAGCGGGTCTGGGTGTTGCCCCTGCAGTCGGTGGGCGTCGTCGTGGAGCCACCCGATGGCCAGGGCCAGGCGACGGTGCAGGTGGGCTCCGTGCGCACGCGCCTGCCGGTCCATCAGCTGGCGTGGCTCGCCCCGCCCGACGAGAGGGGCACGGCAGCTCCCGGCGGGGCGACGGGCGCCACGGGCGATCGCCCGACGGGCTCCCCGGGGCGATCGGCCTCCTGGGCCAAGGCCGTCACGATCCGGCCGGAGATCGACCTGCGCGGCCTGACCGCCGAGGAGGCTCGCGCCGAGCTCGACAAGTACCTGGACGACTGCGTGCTGGCGGGCATCGAGCGGGTCCGCGTCATCCACGGCAAGGGCACGGGGGCCCTGCGCGACGCCGTGCGCAGCTACCTCCGGGAGAGCCGTCGCATCCGCCGCTTCGCGCCGGCCGGGCCGGCCGAGGGCGGCGACGGGGTGACGGTGGCCGAACTCGCCTGA
- a CDS encoding transglycosylase domain-containing protein, whose protein sequence is MGVTTRAGRSVRRWMVVVLAIVAASTLGAVAGAVAALVRATPDLEDLRYRPHQTTYIYDRKGRVIRSLYIENRVPVSIDQIPRVMQQAIIAVEDADFEKHRGFDVRGILRALWVDLREGGVVQGGSTITQQLAKIMFLSHERTLTRKLRELFLAIELERRFTKEEILETYLNEIYFGAGAYGVEAAAQTFFGKSIREVTLAEAALLAAIPRSPYYYDPFRYPERALARRNFVLDRMVEEGYISPRAAAEAKAQPLGVVSRNDGRDVSASYFVDYVLQQLYERFPPDEARDRIFGGGLRVYTTLDLDLQRAAEQVAARFPVASTDANGLPQPQLAIVTLDPHTGDILAMVGGRGEGNKFNRAAQATRQPGSAIKPFIWLAAIDRRVATPATVIEDKPLQYTLPDGTDWEPSNYDGRFVGPVTIRTALEHSINMVAIQLLEQVTPGVVISYMKQMGITTLVEPPREPNDRHLALALGGLTRGVTPLEMAAAYGVLANGGILSRPRAILRIEDANGLVLEETQPRQQVVVSDVTAYLVTDMMRGVVQWGTGRSAALPGGRPVAGKTGTTEDYTNAWFVGFTPDLVTAVWVGNDEQRVPMRLPDGTNIGSGRAAQLWRDYMQVAVRNLPPRDFPKPAGIVEGVRIDTKTGLLAPPDCGIPESQTRLEIFAPGTQPTEVSPNCRRSWFQWPDWLRRPFEGLFPPDGSRE, encoded by the coding sequence ATGGGAGTGACGACACGGGCCGGCCGCTCCGTGCGGCGATGGATGGTGGTGGTCCTGGCCATCGTCGCGGCATCCACCCTCGGAGCGGTGGCAGGGGCCGTCGCGGCGCTGGTGCGGGCGACCCCGGATCTGGAGGACCTGCGCTACCGGCCGCACCAGACGACTTACATCTATGACCGCAAGGGGCGGGTCATCCGCAGCCTCTACATCGAAAACCGGGTGCCCGTCAGCATCGACCAGATCCCCCGGGTGATGCAGCAAGCCATCATCGCGGTGGAGGACGCCGACTTCGAGAAGCACCGGGGCTTCGACGTGCGCGGCATCCTGCGTGCCCTGTGGGTGGATCTGCGCGAGGGTGGGGTGGTGCAGGGTGGCAGCACCATCACCCAGCAGCTGGCCAAGATCATGTTCCTCTCGCACGAGCGCACGCTGACGCGCAAGCTACGGGAGCTCTTCCTGGCCATCGAGCTGGAGCGCCGCTTCACCAAGGAGGAGATCCTGGAGACCTACCTCAACGAGATCTACTTCGGCGCGGGCGCCTATGGCGTCGAGGCGGCGGCGCAGACCTTCTTCGGCAAGAGCATCCGCGAGGTGACGCTGGCGGAGGCCGCCCTCCTGGCGGCCATCCCCCGCAGCCCCTACTACTACGATCCCTTCCGCTACCCCGAGCGGGCGCTGGCGCGGCGCAACTTCGTCCTGGACCGCATGGTGGAAGAGGGCTACATCTCCCCCCGGGCGGCGGCCGAGGCCAAGGCGCAGCCCCTGGGCGTCGTCAGCCGCAACGACGGGCGCGACGTCTCGGCCTCGTACTTCGTCGACTACGTGCTCCAGCAGCTGTACGAGCGCTTCCCGCCCGACGAGGCCCGTGACCGCATCTTCGGCGGCGGGCTGCGCGTCTACACCACCCTCGACCTCGATCTGCAGCGGGCCGCCGAGCAGGTGGCCGCGCGATTCCCCGTGGCCAGCACCGATGCCAACGGGCTGCCGCAGCCCCAGCTGGCCATCGTCACCCTGGACCCCCACACGGGCGACATCCTGGCCATGGTCGGGGGGCGCGGCGAGGGCAACAAGTTCAACCGGGCCGCACAGGCCACCCGTCAGCCCGGCTCGGCCATCAAGCCCTTCATCTGGCTGGCGGCCATCGACCGGCGCGTCGCGACCCCGGCCACCGTCATCGAAGACAAGCCGCTGCAATACACCCTGCCGGACGGCACCGACTGGGAGCCATCCAACTACGACGGCCGCTTCGTAGGGCCCGTCACCATCCGGACCGCCCTCGAGCACTCCATCAACATGGTGGCCATCCAGCTGCTGGAGCAGGTGACGCCGGGCGTCGTCATCTCGTACATGAAGCAGATGGGCATCACGACCCTGGTGGAGCCGCCCCGGGAGCCCAATGACCGCCACCTGGCCCTGGCGCTGGGCGGCCTGACCCGAGGCGTGACGCCGCTGGAGATGGCGGCGGCCTACGGGGTGCTGGCCAACGGCGGCATCCTCTCCCGGCCGCGAGCCATCCTGCGCATCGAGGACGCCAACGGCCTCGTGCTCGAGGAGACCCAGCCCCGCCAGCAGGTGGTCGTCTCCGACGTCACCGCCTATCTCGTCACCGACATGATGCGCGGCGTGGTGCAGTGGGGCACGGGCCGATCCGCTGCGTTGCCGGGCGGGCGCCCCGTGGCCGGCAAGACGGGTACCACCGAGGATTACACCAACGCCTGGTTCGTGGGCTTCACGCCCGATCTGGTGACGGCGGTCTGGGTGGGCAACGACGAGCAGCGGGTGCCCATGCGGCTACCCGACGGCACCAACATCGGCAGCGGCCGTGCCGCCCAGCTCTGGCGTGACTACATGCAGGTCGCCGTGCGCAATCTGCCGCCACGGGACTTCCCCAAGCCGGCCGGCATCGTGGAGGGGGTCCGCATCGACACCAAGACGGGCCTCCTGGCGCCGCCCGACTGCGGGATCCCCGAGTCGCAGACGCGTCTCGAGATCTTCGCCCCGGGCACGCAGCCCACGGAGGTCTCGCCCAACTGCCGGCGGTCGTGGTTCCAGTGGCCCGACTGGCTGCGGCGACCGTTCGAGGGGCTGTTCCCGCCGGATGGCTCCCGGGAGTGA
- the yunB gene encoding sporulation protein YunB, producing the protein MLTRRRSLRTAAGWLLLATALLAAATGWLLETSLGPSIDRWAVHRMTLMATGVVAEAAEQMSAATGTAPLVAYRQGSQGEIVGIEYNWLIINGLLARTAQVLEQRLRELTITDATVPLGEITGLRLFGGRGPMLPVRFVSVGAFTVEPYSEFVEAGVNQTLHRIGVDLSVRVAVVAPFVRDEVAVRARVPVLEMQVVGRVPQFLLQASQELLRRGPGGQPP; encoded by the coding sequence ATGCTGACCCGTCGCAGAAGCCTTCGCACGGCAGCGGGGTGGCTCCTGCTGGCCACCGCTCTGCTCGCGGCGGCCACGGGCTGGCTTCTCGAGACGAGCCTGGGGCCCAGCATCGACCGGTGGGCCGTGCACCGCATGACGTTGATGGCCACGGGCGTGGTCGCCGAGGCAGCCGAGCAGATGAGCGCCGCGACGGGGACGGCGCCCCTCGTCGCGTACCGGCAGGGCAGCCAGGGCGAGATCGTGGGGATCGAGTACAACTGGCTGATCATCAATGGCTTGCTGGCCCGCACCGCGCAGGTGCTGGAGCAGCGCCTGCGGGAGCTGACCATCACCGACGCGACGGTGCCGCTGGGCGAGATCACGGGCTTGCGGCTCTTCGGCGGCCGGGGCCCCATGCTGCCCGTGCGGTTCGTCAGCGTCGGGGCCTTCACCGTCGAGCCTTACAGCGAGTTCGTCGAGGCGGGGGTCAACCAGACGCTGCACCGCATCGGGGTGGACCTGTCGGTGAGGGTGGCGGTGGTCGCCCCGTTCGTGCGCGACGAGGTGGCCGTGCGGGCCAGGGTGCCCGTCCTCGAGATGCAGGTCGTGGGGCGGGTGCCCCAGTTCTTGCTCCAGGCGAGCCAGGAGTTGCTGCGGCGAGGGCCAGGTGGGCAGCCGCCGTGA
- a CDS encoding type II toxin-antitoxin system VapC family toxin: protein MIVLDTHAWVWWVSSPDQLSPKAREAADQAVEAGALYISSISVWEVVLLVQRDRLRLTLGVEDWVAYCEALPFIRFVPVNNAIAMKSVRLPGSLHPDPADRIIIATALTIGAPLVTKDHRIRSYPHVETIW from the coding sequence GTGATCGTCCTGGATACTCACGCATGGGTGTGGTGGGTGAGCAGTCCCGACCAGCTTTCTCCGAAGGCCAGAGAGGCGGCGGACCAAGCTGTCGAGGCCGGGGCGCTGTACATTTCCTCCATCAGTGTGTGGGAAGTGGTGCTGTTGGTACAACGAGACCGGTTGCGCCTCACCCTGGGTGTCGAAGATTGGGTGGCGTATTGCGAAGCCTTGCCGTTTATTCGTTTCGTTCCCGTTAACAACGCCATCGCCATGAAGTCGGTCCGGCTACCCGGTTCGCTTCACCCTGACCCCGCTGACCGCATCATCATCGCCACAGCGCTTACCATCGGTGCCCCGCTGGTGACCAAGGACCACCGGATTCGATCATATCCCCACGTTGAAACGATTTGGTAG
- a CDS encoding type II toxin-antitoxin system Phd/YefM family antitoxin, protein MEERVSKAEFKARALEYLRKVQKTGQPIVITDRGKPVLRVLPYNPDAAEILRILRGSVVEFRDPTEPVAVDEWEVLR, encoded by the coding sequence GTGGAAGAACGGGTCTCCAAGGCCGAATTCAAGGCCCGAGCCCTGGAGTACCTACGTAAGGTTCAGAAGACGGGGCAGCCTATTGTGATCACCGATCGCGGCAAGCCGGTGCTGCGCGTCCTCCCGTACAATCCTGACGCCGCGGAAATCCTGCGTATCCTGCGCGGTTCGGTCGTCGAATTCCGTGACCCAACCGAACCGGTTGCCGTCGACGAGTGGGAGGTTCTTCGGTGA